One genomic region from Lysobacterales bacterium encodes:
- a CDS encoding diguanylate cyclase, whose translation MPDSQEHWKDKYLDAIDRFEREEARWGRMDTTLRRAIGRLSIACRGLDNRLDEELTELTQAIRQKVDIEVLDRRIDALSEAIVALDEAPAAPAFTPPPELKAMASPAPAAAPAAAPSDHGAGLLKRMLGQLRLEPPLAEEIEALGDRLPSASDKDALGGVADALAELINRQQQQLARERLGMESLLAQVDSRLDEFATYLLQDRDARVDERASRSELSTRISSEVDSLGRQTRQATELEQLKTQVSTRLSAIDTHVQDYRSREEQRVAKLEERGAAMRLRIDELERETSQLRQSLQAEQQIASTDPLTRIPNRLAYQQALSEEISRFRRFDRPLTLAVWDIDAFKSINDTYGHKAGDKVLFAVAQVLRKHLRSSDFVARVGGEEFVSLLPGAELAQAQRVCEELRRKISAIGFHFGGTPVKVTASVGLTALRGDDDGDSVFERADQALYQAKRNGRDRCEVG comes from the coding sequence ATGCCCGACAGCCAAGAACACTGGAAGGACAAATACCTCGACGCGATCGACCGCTTCGAGCGCGAGGAAGCGCGCTGGGGGCGCATGGACACGACGCTGCGCCGCGCCATCGGCCGCTTGAGCATTGCCTGTCGGGGGCTGGACAACCGGCTCGACGAAGAGCTCACCGAGCTGACCCAGGCCATCCGCCAGAAAGTCGACATCGAGGTGCTGGATCGGCGCATCGACGCTTTGTCGGAAGCCATCGTCGCCCTCGACGAGGCGCCCGCTGCCCCCGCGTTTACGCCGCCGCCCGAGCTGAAGGCGATGGCCAGCCCGGCGCCGGCAGCCGCGCCCGCCGCGGCGCCGTCCGATCACGGCGCCGGCCTGTTGAAGCGCATGCTCGGCCAGCTGCGCCTGGAGCCGCCGCTGGCTGAGGAGATCGAAGCGCTGGGGGATCGCCTGCCCAGCGCCAGCGACAAAGACGCCCTCGGCGGCGTCGCCGATGCCCTGGCTGAGCTGATCAACCGCCAGCAGCAGCAGCTGGCCCGCGAGCGCCTCGGCATGGAGAGCCTGTTGGCCCAGGTCGACAGTCGGCTCGACGAGTTTGCGACCTATCTGCTGCAGGACCGCGACGCCCGCGTCGACGAACGCGCCAGCCGCAGCGAACTCAGCACGCGCATCAGCAGCGAAGTCGACTCGCTCGGCCGACAGACCCGCCAGGCGACCGAGCTTGAGCAGCTGAAGACCCAGGTGAGCACACGCCTGTCGGCGATCGACACCCACGTACAGGACTACCGCAGTCGCGAGGAACAGCGCGTCGCCAAACTGGAGGAGCGCGGCGCGGCGATGCGTCTGCGCATCGACGAGCTGGAACGCGAGACCTCGCAGCTGCGCCAGTCGCTGCAGGCCGAACAGCAGATCGCCTCAACCGATCCGCTGACCCGCATCCCCAACCGTCTCGCCTATCAGCAGGCGCTGTCCGAGGAGATTTCTCGCTTCCGCCGCTTCGACCGCCCTCTCACCCTCGCGGTGTGGGACATCGACGCCTTCAAGTCCATCAATGACACCTACGGCCACAAGGCCGGCGACAAGGTGCTGTTCGCGGTCGCGCAGGTGCTGCGCAAACACCTGCGCAGCAGCGATTTCGTGGCGCGTGTGGGCGGCGAGGAGTTCGTCAGCCTGCTGCCGGGTGCCGAACTTGCCCAGGCCCAGCGCGTGTGCGAAGAGCTGCGCCGCAAGATCAGCGCGATCGGCTTCCACTTCGGCGGCACCCCAGTCAAGGTCACCGCCTCGGTCGGCCTCACCGCCCTGCGCGGCGACGACGACGGCGACAGCGTGTTCGAGCGCGCCGACCAGGCTCTGTATCAGGCCAAGCGCAATGGGCGGGATCGGTGTGAGGTGGGGTGA
- a CDS encoding phosphatase PAP2 family protein: MSSRLVRGEAAFCLAANRWGHRAWVRAYFSAVSRLGDGVFWYALMAVIVLWDGYNGLSASAHMAATGAAALLLYRALKRWTRRPRPFASDRRIRPLVRPLDEFSFPSGHTLHAVAFSLVALAHYPQLAALLVPFTASVGVSRVVLGLHYPSDVLAATAIACGIGGISLWLGGMGWPFA; encoded by the coding sequence ATGAGTTCCCGCCTAGTCCGCGGCGAAGCCGCGTTCTGCCTCGCCGCCAATCGCTGGGGTCACCGCGCTTGGGTGCGCGCCTACTTCTCGGCCGTCAGCCGCCTGGGCGATGGCGTGTTCTGGTACGCGCTGATGGCGGTCATCGTGCTCTGGGACGGCTACAACGGCCTTTCGGCTTCGGCCCATATGGCAGCCACCGGCGCCGCGGCACTGCTGCTGTACCGTGCGCTGAAGCGCTGGACCCGACGGCCGCGCCCCTTCGCCTCGGACCGGCGCATTCGCCCGCTGGTGCGCCCGCTGGACGAGTTCAGCTTCCCCTCTGGGCACACCCTGCATGCGGTGGCCTTCAGCCTGGTCGCGTTGGCGCACTACCCGCAGCTCGCCGCCCTGCTGGTGCCCTTCACCGCCAGTGTCGGCGTCTCGCGCGTCGTGCTCGGGCTGCACTATCCCAGCGACGTGCTGGCCGCGACCGCCATCGCCTGCGGTATCGGTGGTATCTCGCTGTGGCTGGGTGGGATGGGGTGGCCGTTTGCTTGA
- a CDS encoding glycosyltransferase family 1 protein, with product MSIVRRFSLVTETYPPEVNGVALTVAGLEAGLRALGHAVEVIRPRQVSGEARGDELLTPGAALPRYPGLRFGLPAGRRLLSRWQAQRPDAIYVATEGPLGWSAVKAANRLGIPVATGFHTRFDDYAGRYGVGFLRPWVFAWMRRFHNSAQATLVPTLELQAFLRENGFARPCLLRRAVDTALFHPRKRSEAVRASLGLAPEQLAVIHVGRIAPEKNLGLAVRAFRALQLRRPDARFVLVGDGPARAELAAANPDFLFTGVLRGEALAAQFASADLFVFPSLSETFGNVTLEAMASGVATVAYDYGAAREHLRDGEHGAAVACGDEQAFVAAVLALGVDEARRRACTTRAREAVAHLSPAGVAANFAALLTDLAERRAA from the coding sequence ATGTCGATCGTTCGCCGCTTCTCGCTGGTCACCGAGACCTACCCGCCCGAAGTCAACGGCGTGGCCCTCACCGTGGCCGGCCTCGAAGCGGGGCTGCGGGCGCTGGGCCATGCGGTAGAGGTGATCCGACCGCGCCAGGTGTCGGGCGAAGCGCGCGGCGATGAACTGCTGACGCCGGGGGCGGCGCTGCCGCGCTATCCGGGCCTGCGTTTCGGCCTGCCGGCAGGGCGACGACTGCTGTCGCGGTGGCAGGCGCAGCGACCGGACGCCATCTATGTGGCGACCGAGGGTCCACTCGGTTGGTCGGCGGTGAAGGCGGCCAATCGCCTCGGCATTCCGGTCGCCACCGGCTTCCACACGCGCTTCGACGACTATGCCGGCCGCTATGGCGTCGGCTTCCTGCGGCCCTGGGTGTTCGCCTGGATGCGCCGCTTCCACAACAGCGCGCAGGCGACCCTGGTGCCGACGCTGGAGCTGCAGGCGTTTCTGCGCGAAAACGGGTTTGCGCGACCCTGCCTGCTGCGGCGTGCGGTGGACACCGCGCTGTTCCATCCGCGCAAGCGCTCGGAAGCTGTTCGCGCATCGCTGGGTCTGGCGCCTGAGCAGCTCGCCGTGATCCATGTCGGCCGCATCGCGCCGGAGAAGAATCTGGGCCTCGCGGTGCGCGCCTTCCGCGCGCTGCAGCTGCGTCGGCCCGATGCGCGCTTCGTGTTGGTGGGCGATGGCCCGGCGCGCGCTGAGCTGGCCGCGGCGAATCCCGACTTTCTGTTCACCGGCGTGCTGCGCGGTGAGGCCCTGGCTGCGCAGTTCGCCAGCGCCGATCTGTTCGTATTCCCGAGCCTGTCGGAAACCTTCGGCAACGTGACGCTGGAAGCGATGGCCAGCGGCGTGGCCACGGTGGCCTACGACTACGGTGCCGCCCGCGAACATCTGCGCGACGGCGAGCACGGTGCCGCGGTGGCCTGTGGCGACGAACAGGCTTTCGTCGCCGCTGTGCTTGCGCTGGGCGTGGACGAAGCGCGGCGCAGGGCGTGCACGACGCGCGCCCGCGAGGCCGTAGCGCACCTGAGCCCCGCCGGTGTCGCTGCGAACTTTGCTGCCCTGTTGACCGACCTGGCCGAAAGGAGAGCTGCATGA